CCCGCTGAACGCATACCACGCCATTTGTAGTGGTCACCTTCAAGCCAAATCTTAGACATGTTTTCGAACTGACGATCTTGCGCCACTTCTGCCGGGTTTAGGTGGCAGTGATAGTCATAAATCGGCTGGTGGCTTGCGTGTTCGTGGTACAAACGGCGTGCAGTCTCATTCGACAGCAAAAAGTCTTCACATAAGAAATTCTTCATTGTTTGTACTCCTTATAACGCAGCCACGGTCGCAACAGCACCGTGTTCAATTAGTGATTGGTACGCTGAACTTACCGCATCAATGACCTGCGGATTTTGGCCTAGTTCGGCAGGGAAAATCGCTTCAACCGCAAGCAACGCCGGAACCACAGATACATTGAGTCCATGCTGGTCGCAGATCTGGCGAAGTGTATCTGCCATTGGATCGCGAACATCAATCTCGTTGCCTTGCTCATCAACGCCAGATACATAACGCATCCAGCCAGCGATAGCGGTTGCAAGCCACGAGAAATTTGAGCCTTGCTCTAAATGGAATCGTAAGCTGCCACCCATGCGTTGAGGGATCTTCTGGCTGCCATCCATCGCAATTTGCCACGTTTTATGTTTCAAACTTGGGTTAGTGAAGCGGTTGATCAGCAAGGTCGCGTAACCTTCTAAATCAGTCCCTTCAGGCATCGTTAACGACGGCGCTTGGGATTTCATCATCATGTCAAAAGCGGCTTTTCGATAGCCTGCATCCGTCATGGTGTCGGAAATATGGTCGTAACCACCGAGGTATCCCAGGTAAGCAAGGAAAGAGTGGCTGCCATTGAGCATGCGCAGTTTCATCTCTTCGTAAGGCACCACATCTTCGACGAACTCAGCGCCAACGATATTCCAATCTGGACGACCTGCCACAAAGTTATCTTCAATCACCCATTGGCGGAAGGGTTCACAGGCGATGCCACATGGGTCTTCACAACCAAGCA
The DNA window shown above is from Vibrio artabrorum and carries:
- a CDS encoding fructuronate reductase, coding for MKTVANSTLPNTVLRPDYDRSALQSRIVHLGFGAFHRAHQALFTNEMLSKTNTDWGICEINLFGGENLIESLRAQDHLYTVAEKGAESTDVKVIGSVTESLHPSLDGIETVLEKMAEPQVAIVSMTITEKGYCADPATGKLDKNNPLVIADLANPTQPKSALGYIVQALKIRRDRNLSPFTVMSCDNVQENGHVAKAATIEFAQLLDPELRDWIETHVTFPCTMVDRIVPAATEETLTEIAELLGCEDPCGIACEPFRQWVIEDNFVAGRPDWNIVGAEFVEDVVPYEEMKLRMLNGSHSFLAYLGYLGGYDHISDTMTDAGYRKAAFDMMMKSQAPSLTMPEGTDLEGYATLLINRFTNPSLKHKTWQIAMDGSQKIPQRMGGSLRFHLEQGSNFSWLATAIAGWMRYVSGVDEQGNEIDVRDPMADTLRQICDQHGLNVSVVPALLAVEAIFPAELGQNPQVIDAVSSAYQSLIEHGAVATVAAL